The Zalophus californianus isolate mZalCal1 chromosome 8, mZalCal1.pri.v2, whole genome shotgun sequence genome has a segment encoding these proteins:
- the TIA1 gene encoding nucleolysin TIA-1 isoform X13, with product MATGKSKGYGFVSFFNKWDAENAIQQMGGQWLGGRQIRTNWATRKPPAPKSTYESNTKQLSYDEVVNQSSPSNCTVYCGGVTSGLTEQLMRQTFSPFGQIMEIRVFPDKGYSFVRFNSHESAAHAIVSVNGTTIEGHVVKCYWGKETLDMINPVQQQNQIGYPQAYGQWGQWYGNAQQIGQYMPNGWQVPAYGMYGQAWNQQGFNQTQSSAPWMGPNYGVQPPPGQNGSMLPNQPAGYRVAGYETQ from the exons ATGGCAACAGGAAAGTCTAAAGGATATGGCTTTGTCtcctttttcaacaaatgg GATGCTGAAAACGCCATTCAACAGATGGGTGGCCAGTGGCTTGGTGGAAGACAAATCAGAACTAACTGGGCAACCCGAAAGCCTCCAGCTCCAAAGAGTACATATGAGT CAAACACCAAACAGCTATCATATGATGAGGTTGTAAATCAGTCTAGTCCAAGCAACTGTACTGTATACTGTGGAGGTGTCACTTCTGGGCTGACAG AACAACTAATGCGTCAGACTTTTTCACCATTTGGGCAAATAATGGAAATTCGAGTCTTTCCAGATAAAGGATATTCATTTGTTCG GTTCAATTCCCATGAAAGTGCAGCACATGCAATCGTTTCTGTTAATGGAACTACCATTGAAGGTCATGTTGTGAAATGCTATTGGGGCAAAGAAACTCTTGATATGATAAATCCTGTGCAACAG CAGAATCAAATTGGATATCCACAAGCTTATGGCCAGTGGGGCCAGTGGTATGGAAATGCACAACAAATTGGGCAGTATATGCCTAATGGTTGGCAGGTACCTGCATATGGAATGTATGGCCAGGCGTGGAATCAGCAGGGATTTAA TCAGACACAGTCTTCTGCACCGTGGATGGGACCAAATTACGGAGTGCAGCCACCTCCAGGACAGAATGGCAGCATGTTGCCTAATCAGCCTGCAGGGTATCGAGTGGCAGGGTATGAAACCCAGTGA
- the TIA1 gene encoding nucleolysin TIA-1 isoform X10: MSNNEDNLSFLRPVYKSRYVGNLSRDVTEALILQLFSQIGPCKNCKMIMDTAGNDPYCFVEFYEHRHAAAALAAMNGRKIMGKEVKVNWATTPSSQKKDTSNHFHVFVGDLSPEITTEDIKAAFAPFGRISDARVVKDMATGKSKGYGFVSFFNKWDAENAIQQMGGQWLGGRQIRTNWATRKPPAPKSTYESNTKQLSYDEVVNQSSPSNCTVYCGGVTSGLTEQLMRQTFSPFGQIMEIRVFPDKGYSFVRFNSHESAAHAIVSVNGTTIEGHVVKCYWGKETLDMINPVQQQNQIGYPQAYGQWGQWYGNAQQIGQYMPNGWQVPAYGMYGQAWNQQGFNQTQSSAPWMGPNYGVQPPPGQNGSMLPNQPAGYRVAGYETQ, translated from the exons aTATGTCGGCAACCTTTCCAGAGATGTGACAGAAGCTCTAATTCTCCAGCTCTTTAGCCAGATTGGACCTTGTAAAAACTGCAAAATGATTATGGAT ACAGCTGGAAATGATCCATATTGTTTTGTGGAGTTTTATGAGCATCGTCATGCAGCTGCAGCACTAGCTGCTATGAATGGGCGGAAGATAATGGGTAAG gaAGTCAAAGTGAATTGGGCAACAACCCCCAGCAGTCAAAAGAAAGATACAAGCA ATCATTTCCATGTCTTTGTTGGTGATCTCAGTCCAGAAATTACAACTGAAGATATAAAAGCTGCTTTTGCACCATTTGGAAGAATATC AGATGCCAGAGTGGTAAAAGACATGGCAACAGGAAAGTCTAAAGGATATGGCTTTGTCtcctttttcaacaaatgg GATGCTGAAAACGCCATTCAACAGATGGGTGGCCAGTGGCTTGGTGGAAGACAAATCAGAACTAACTGGGCAACCCGAAAGCCTCCAGCTCCAAAGAGTACATATGAGT CAAACACCAAACAGCTATCATATGATGAGGTTGTAAATCAGTCTAGTCCAAGCAACTGTACTGTATACTGTGGAGGTGTCACTTCTGGGCTGACAG AACAACTAATGCGTCAGACTTTTTCACCATTTGGGCAAATAATGGAAATTCGAGTCTTTCCAGATAAAGGATATTCATTTGTTCG GTTCAATTCCCATGAAAGTGCAGCACATGCAATCGTTTCTGTTAATGGAACTACCATTGAAGGTCATGTTGTGAAATGCTATTGGGGCAAAGAAACTCTTGATATGATAAATCCTGTGCAACAG CAGAATCAAATTGGATATCCACAAGCTTATGGCCAGTGGGGCCAGTGGTATGGAAATGCACAACAAATTGGGCAGTATATGCCTAATGGTTGGCAGGTACCTGCATATGGAATGTATGGCCAGGCGTGGAATCAGCAGGGATTTAA TCAGACACAGTCTTCTGCACCGTGGATGGGACCAAATTACGGAGTGCAGCCACCTCCAGGACAGAATGGCAGCATGTTGCCTAATCAGCCTGCAGGGTATCGAGTGGCAGGGTATGAAACCCAGTGA
- the TIA1 gene encoding nucleolysin TIA-1 isoform X11, which produces MEDEMPKTLYVGNLSRDVTEALILQLFSQIGPCKNCKMIMDTAGNDPYCFVEFYEHRHAAAALAAMNGRKIMGKEVKVNWATTPSSQKKDTSNHFHVFVGDLSPEITTEDIKAAFAPFGRISDARVVKDMATGKSKGYGFVSFFNKWDAENAIQQMGGQWLGGRQIRTNWATRKPPAPKSTYESNTKQLSYDEVVNQSSPSNCTVYCGGVTSGLTEQLMRQTFSPFGQIMEIRVFPDKGYSFVRFNSHESAAHAIVSVNGTTIEGHVVKCYWGKETLDMINPVQQQNQIGYPQAYGQWGQWYGNAQQIGQYMPNGWQVPAYGMYGQAWNQQGFNQTQSSAPWMGPNYGVQPPPGQNGSMLPNQPAGYRVAGYETQ; this is translated from the exons aTATGTCGGCAACCTTTCCAGAGATGTGACAGAAGCTCTAATTCTCCAGCTCTTTAGCCAGATTGGACCTTGTAAAAACTGCAAAATGATTATGGAT ACAGCTGGAAATGATCCATATTGTTTTGTGGAGTTTTATGAGCATCGTCATGCAGCTGCAGCACTAGCTGCTATGAATGGGCGGAAGATAATGGGTAAG gaAGTCAAAGTGAATTGGGCAACAACCCCCAGCAGTCAAAAGAAAGATACAAGCA ATCATTTCCATGTCTTTGTTGGTGATCTCAGTCCAGAAATTACAACTGAAGATATAAAAGCTGCTTTTGCACCATTTGGAAGAATATC AGATGCCAGAGTGGTAAAAGACATGGCAACAGGAAAGTCTAAAGGATATGGCTTTGTCtcctttttcaacaaatgg GATGCTGAAAACGCCATTCAACAGATGGGTGGCCAGTGGCTTGGTGGAAGACAAATCAGAACTAACTGGGCAACCCGAAAGCCTCCAGCTCCAAAGAGTACATATGAGT CAAACACCAAACAGCTATCATATGATGAGGTTGTAAATCAGTCTAGTCCAAGCAACTGTACTGTATACTGTGGAGGTGTCACTTCTGGGCTGACAG AACAACTAATGCGTCAGACTTTTTCACCATTTGGGCAAATAATGGAAATTCGAGTCTTTCCAGATAAAGGATATTCATTTGTTCG GTTCAATTCCCATGAAAGTGCAGCACATGCAATCGTTTCTGTTAATGGAACTACCATTGAAGGTCATGTTGTGAAATGCTATTGGGGCAAAGAAACTCTTGATATGATAAATCCTGTGCAACAG CAGAATCAAATTGGATATCCACAAGCTTATGGCCAGTGGGGCCAGTGGTATGGAAATGCACAACAAATTGGGCAGTATATGCCTAATGGTTGGCAGGTACCTGCATATGGAATGTATGGCCAGGCGTGGAATCAGCAGGGATTTAA TCAGACACAGTCTTCTGCACCGTGGATGGGACCAAATTACGGAGTGCAGCCACCTCCAGGACAGAATGGCAGCATGTTGCCTAATCAGCCTGCAGGGTATCGAGTGGCAGGGTATGAAACCCAGTGA
- the TIA1 gene encoding nucleolysin TIA-1 isoform X1, with protein MSNNEDNLSFLRPVYKSRYVGNLSRDVTEALILQLFSQIGPCKNCKMIMDTAGNDPYCFVEFYEHRHAAAALAAMNGRKIMGKEVKVNWATTPSSQKKDTSSSTVVSTQRSQDHFHVFVGDLSPEITTEDIKAAFAPFGRISDARVVKDMATGKSKGYGFVSFFNKWDAENAIQQMGGQWLGGRQIRTNWATRKPPAPKSTYESNTKQLSYDEVVNQSSPSNCTVYCGGVTSGLTEQLMRQTFSPFGQIMEIRVFPDKGYSFVRFNSHESAAHAIVSVNGTTIEGHVVKCYWGKETLDMINPVQQQNQIGYPQAYGQWGQWYGNAQQIGQYMPNGWQVPAYGMYGQAWNQQGFKHSLLHRGWDQITECSHLQDRMAACCLISLQGIEWQGMKPSEKGLHNLKPVA; from the exons aTATGTCGGCAACCTTTCCAGAGATGTGACAGAAGCTCTAATTCTCCAGCTCTTTAGCCAGATTGGACCTTGTAAAAACTGCAAAATGATTATGGAT ACAGCTGGAAATGATCCATATTGTTTTGTGGAGTTTTATGAGCATCGTCATGCAGCTGCAGCACTAGCTGCTATGAATGGGCGGAAGATAATGGGTAAG gaAGTCAAAGTGAATTGGGCAACAACCCCCAGCAGTCAAAAGAAAGATACAAGCA GTAGTACCGTTGTCAGCACACAGCGTTCACAAG ATCATTTCCATGTCTTTGTTGGTGATCTCAGTCCAGAAATTACAACTGAAGATATAAAAGCTGCTTTTGCACCATTTGGAAGAATATC AGATGCCAGAGTGGTAAAAGACATGGCAACAGGAAAGTCTAAAGGATATGGCTTTGTCtcctttttcaacaaatgg GATGCTGAAAACGCCATTCAACAGATGGGTGGCCAGTGGCTTGGTGGAAGACAAATCAGAACTAACTGGGCAACCCGAAAGCCTCCAGCTCCAAAGAGTACATATGAGT CAAACACCAAACAGCTATCATATGATGAGGTTGTAAATCAGTCTAGTCCAAGCAACTGTACTGTATACTGTGGAGGTGTCACTTCTGGGCTGACAG AACAACTAATGCGTCAGACTTTTTCACCATTTGGGCAAATAATGGAAATTCGAGTCTTTCCAGATAAAGGATATTCATTTGTTCG GTTCAATTCCCATGAAAGTGCAGCACATGCAATCGTTTCTGTTAATGGAACTACCATTGAAGGTCATGTTGTGAAATGCTATTGGGGCAAAGAAACTCTTGATATGATAAATCCTGTGCAACAG CAGAATCAAATTGGATATCCACAAGCTTATGGCCAGTGGGGCCAGTGGTATGGAAATGCACAACAAATTGGGCAGTATATGCCTAATGGTTGGCAGGTACCTGCATATGGAATGTATGGCCAGGCGTGGAATCAGCAGGGATTTAA ACACAGTCTTCTGCACCGTGGATGGGACCAAATTACGGAGTGCAGCCACCTCCAGGACAGAATGGCAGCATGTTGCCTAATCAGCCTGCAGGGTATCGAGTGGCAGGGTATGAAACCCAGTGAAAAAGGACTCCATAATCTAAAGCCAGTGGCTTGA